Genomic DNA from Triticum aestivum cultivar Chinese Spring unplaced genomic scaffold, IWGSC CS RefSeq v2.1 scaffold183417, whole genome shotgun sequence:
ACTATTACTATAACTATACATTTCGAAAGATATTGTTAGTAGCAAGAGATGGGTAGCTCACAAAGATGAGGACGCCGATAGACTCTGTGGTTAGCGGGAACGGCAGCGAGTCCTCTGCCTGCAGCCTGAGCAGCACGTCAAGCAGGTCCTCGGAGTCGGCGCCGTGCTGCGCCGCCTTCCTCCCGTCGATGATGTCGGAAATGATGCCTTGCATTCTGGCACAACACATTTTCATGTTGCGCTCCCCGTTGCTCAACCACCGCACCAACCGCGATGAAGGGAAAAGGTCGACGAGGCTGAAGCCACTCATCAGGGAGGCCATCTTGTCGATCTCACCGAGGTACTCGTCCTGCCGAGCGCACCTCTCAGTGAATAACCCGCGTGACACGATGTCGTTGCTGAGCGCCGACACCTTCTCGCTCAGGTTGACGACGCCGCCAGCTCGAGTGGAGGCTGTGATGGAGATGGACTGGAGGAGGTTGCTCACCTCCTCGGCCCTGATTCCCTCCAGCCGCTTCACCTGCTTGGCACTGAGGAGCTCCACCACGCACACCTTGCGCATCTGGCGCCACTGCTCGCCGTAAGGGGCTAGGGCGATGCCCTGCCCACCGCAGCTGTAGATGTCCTGCGTCACGCTGCGTGGCCGGTTCGCGAACGCCAGGTCGTTGGTCTTCATCACCACTGCCGCTGCCTCGGCGCTCGAAACGACCACGGTTGGTACCTCGCCTAGCCTCAGTAACATCACTGGCCCGTGCAGGCGACACAGCTCTGTAATCCTCCGGTGCGGGAGCACGCTCACGAAGTGGTGGAGGCTGCCGATTATCGGCAGTGTCCATGGCCCTGGAGGCAGCAGCTGCGGTTTCTTCGCCTTGCTGCTACTACCAAAAGATGCAGAAAGCTTGAGAAGCCAAGTAACCAACAATGTGGCAAGGGCTACCAAGCACAAACTTAGCACCTCCATGGCACTACAGCTTACAAACTTCCCCGTGGCTTCCAGCTTTCCACCACGGGTTCACAATATATATAAATTGGCAGCAACAGGGTAAATGCAACTCCACCACGAGGTTAGCGTATACGTACCGTCGCGTCGGTACCTCAATTTGCATAGAGATTCCTCGTATAAACACAGTTGCATCTTAAGTTGCGCCTCCTCGGTTAGTTGAGAAGTGTGAATTTCGTCCCTGGATTTCAAATATGAAAGGATGCATCTTGAGCAACTACTGGAATTCGAGATGATTGCCGCGTGTCAACGGCACTTGCGTATATATGGTCGATAAACACAAGGCAAAGGGAGTGCTCCATTTGACGGCTTACCGCGGGCTGGCAAAGTCGTGTTTGCTGAGTCTTTTTCCTTCAACATTACAAACAGACGTTTAGTTTTCGTGCACAAACAGACGAAATGCAGGACACGTCGCCAGGAGCATGATACACAAACACACTATCAAGGTCTTTTCGTGACCAGAAACACACCATGCTGCTGGACGAACCTCATCCATATGTCT
This window encodes:
- the LOC123172198 gene encoding desmethyl-deoxy-podophyllotoxin synthase isoform X1, translated to MEVLSLCLVALATLLVTWLLKLSASFGSSSKAKKPQLLPPGPWTLPIIGSLHHFVSVLPHRRITELCRLHGPVMLLRLGEVPTVVVSSAEAAAVVMKTNDLAFANRPRSVTQDIYSCGGQGIALAPYGEQWRQMRKVCVVELLSAKQVKRLEGIRAEEVSNLLQSISITASTRAGGVVNLSEKVSALSNDIVSRGLFTERCARQDEYLGEIDKMASLMSGFSLVDLFPSSRLVRWLSNGERNMKMCCARMQGIISDIIDGRKAAQHGADSEDLLDVLLRLQAEDSLPFPLTTESIGVLIFDIFTAATETSATVLEWAMSEIFNHPKVMAKVQSEVRQVLGPGKAVIANNDLRELHYMRMVIKEVLRMHPPIPLLVPRETREDCKIMGYDIPQGTTIYVNAFAISRDPKYWDSPEEFNPERFENNNMDYYGTHFEFTPFGAGRRQCPGILFGTSTVEIGLTNLLYHFDWAHPNGAGESVDMSEKFGIATGRRRNLQLIAIPYVPSSST
- the LOC123172198 gene encoding desmethyl-deoxy-podophyllotoxin synthase isoform X2 — its product is MQIEVPTRRKAKKPQLLPPGPWTLPIIGSLHHFVSVLPHRRITELCRLHGPVMLLRLGEVPTVVVSSAEAAAVVMKTNDLAFANRPRSVTQDIYSCGGQGIALAPYGEQWRQMRKVCVVELLSAKQVKRLEGIRAEEVSNLLQSISITASTRAGGVVNLSEKVSALSNDIVSRGLFTERCARQDEYLGEIDKMASLMSGFSLVDLFPSSRLVRWLSNGERNMKMCCARMQGIISDIIDGRKAAQHGADSEDLLDVLLRLQAEDSLPFPLTTESIGVLIFDIFTAATETSATVLEWAMSEIFNHPKVMAKVQSEVRQVLGPGKAVIANNDLRELHYMRMVIKEVLRMHPPIPLLVPRETREDCKIMGYDIPQGTTIYVNAFAISRDPKYWDSPEEFNPERFENNNMDYYGTHFEFTPFGAGRRQCPGILFGTSTVEIGLTNLLYHFDWAHPNGAGESVDMSEKFGIATGRRRNLQLIAIPYVPSSST